A single region of the Brachypodium distachyon strain Bd21 chromosome 3, Brachypodium_distachyon_v3.0, whole genome shotgun sequence genome encodes:
- the LOC100845595 gene encoding putative kinase-like protein TMKL1 yields MAPATATADQGDKPAEKGRSNSILLPILGILLAYLLYRYALPRLRGLRLHRYVSAIRIPLPACLRNRRDGSATMLPYFAPLADRLGGALQPYLGPIADRFGPGPPGPGPHGGGYGDALVKFPGGEALSVAAILEAPGEVVGKSSHSTVYRAAMRSGEAAVLLRFVRPACAVGAEEAAAAARRIGAVSHPNLVPLRAVYVGPRGEKLLVHPFYAAGSLQRFLQEGIADSQRWNIICKLSVGIAKGLDHLHTGSEKPVVHGNLKTNNILLDANYECKISDYGLYLLLNPAGAQEMLETSAAQGYKAPELIKMRDATRESDVYSLGVVLLEMLAQKEPSNNDKSAPTPSSRDIFLPVSFKNLVLERKISDAFSSDLVRQSRKAGNEKSLNAFFELATACCSPSPSLRPNTKDILRRLEEIAK; encoded by the exons atggcgccggcgacggcaacGGCGGACCAGGGAGACAAGCCAGCGGAAAAGGGGCGGAGCAACTCCATCCTGCTCCCcatcctcggcatcctcctcGCCTACCTGCTCTACCGCTACGCCCTCCCGCGCCTCCggggcctccgcctccaccgctACGTCTCCGCCATCCGCATCCCGCTCCCGGCCTGCCTCCGCAACCGCCGGGATGGGAGCGCCACCATGCTGCCCTACTTCGCGCCGCTCGCCGAccggctcggcggcgcgctgcAGCCCTACCTGGGCCCCATCGCCGACCGGTTCGGGCCCGGGCCGCCGGGCCCGGGCCCGCACGGCGGCGGGTACGGCGACGCGCTCGTCAAGTTCCcgggcggcgaggcgctgTCCGTGGCGGCCATCCTCGAGGCGCCCGGGGAGGTGGTGGGCAAGTCTTCCCACAGCACGGTGTACCGCGCCGCGATGCGGTccggggaggcggcggtgctgctCCGGTTCGTGCGGCCCGCGTGCGCCGTGGGCGCAGAGgaggccgccgctgcagccaGGCGGATCGGCGCCGTGAGCCACCCGAACCTCGTGCCGCTCCGCGCGGTGTACGTCGGGCCGAGGGGCGAGAAGCTGCTCGTGCACCCATTCTACGCCGCCGGCTCGCTCCAGCGCTTCTTGCAAG AGGGAATCGCCGACTCGCAGCGATGGAATATAATTTGCAAGCTTTCTGTCGGCATTGCCAAGGGACTGGATCACCTGCACACAGGGTCAGAGAAGCCGGTCGTTCACGGAAACCTCAAGACAAACAACATCCTGCTGGACGCTAACTACGAGTGCAAGATATCGGACTACGGCCTCTACCTTCTGCTGAACCCGGCCGGTGCCCAAGAGATGCTGGAGACATCGGCAGCGCAGGGGTACAAGGCGCCGGAGCTTATCAAGATGAGGGACGCCACCAGGGAGAGCGACGTCTACAGCCTGGGAGTGGTTCTGCTTGAGATGCTCGCGCAGAAGGAGCCGTCCAACAACGACAAGAgcgcgccgacgccgagctCCCGTGACATCTTCCTGCCCGTCTCATTCAAAAACCTGGTCCTGGAGAGGAAGATATCCGACGCGTTCAGCTCCGATCTCGTCAGGCAAAGCAGGAAGGCGGGGAACGAGAAGAGCCTGAATGCGTTCTTCGAGCTGGCCACGGCTTGCTGTAGCCCTTCACCGTCGCTGAGGCCCAATACAAAGGATATACTCAGAAGGCTCGAGGAGATAGCAAAGTGA
- the LOC100833408 gene encoding uncharacterized protein LOC100833408: MLLLGAKQGIGKKQPACRLLQYTAASKSTAIPKSTQESNTHELTRAYLSPTMAGASATRPAAPTQTAGRVSAKPIPAALVPAAVLLAVVVAVLSLLPSVAQAVWELPQLFLLGIVVSYGVFAQNHNKNAAAAAAGDAAADKDGGGAARAWSSRYHPDDPLVVVAEHGEDGDDCAGGRPFSLPVRRLKPVVEESEASGARSDDTAAIDEETASSSAASSTAGFWAGAPGAAAAPSPPSVLDAFDSRKYNNNAVAATPAQSTVSKGFPGYDDDSLSSLPRDDRSSFDDEAEEEDEGTDWDEDADGLMDDMTAASSERSFPGDFVACGNRVYNNGDGESVDEELLELAKKAGPEGEDEVDRKADEFIAKFREQIRLQRTL; the protein is encoded by the coding sequence ATGCTTCTCCTCGGGGCAAAGCAAGGAATCGGCAAAAAACAGCCTGCATGCAGGTTACTACAGTACACTGCAGCTAGCAAAAGCACGGCGATCCCCAAATCCACCCAAGAATCGAACACGCACGAACTAACCCGAGCTTACCTCTCCCCGACAATGGCCGGCGCAAGCGCCACACGGCCAGCTGCCCCCACGCAGACTGccgggcgcgtctccgcgaaGCCGATCCCCGCGGCGCTCGTGCCCGCGGCCGTGCTGCTGGCCGTCGTGGTCGCCGTCCTCTCCCTGCTGCCTTCCGTGGCCCAGGCCGTGTGGGAGCTGCCCCAGCTCTTCCTGCTCGGCATCGTCGTCTCCTACGGCGTCTTCGCCCAGAACCACAATAAGaacgccgccgcagcagccgcaggCGATGCCGCGGCTGacaaggacggcggcggcgccgcccgggCGTGGAGCTCCCGGTACCACCCGGACGACCCTCTCGTCGTGGTTGCCGAACACGGAGAAGACGGCGATGATTGCGCGGGCGGGAGGCCGTTCTCGTTGCCGGTGCGGAGGCTGAAGCCGGTGGTGGAAGAGTCCGAGGCCAGCGGCGCCCGCAGCGACGACACCGCCGCCATTGATGAAGAGACGGCTAGTAGCTCTGCTGCGTCGTCCACGGCAGGATTCTGGGCCGGCGCGCCCGGCGCCGCAGCCGCTCCTTCGCCGCCATCCGTTCTTGACGCCTTCGACTCGCGGAAGTACAACAACAATGCTGTTGCTGCAACGCCGGCGCAGTCCACCGTGTCCAAGGGGTTCCCGGGTTACGACGACGATTCTCTGTCGTCGTTGCCTCGTGATGACCGGTCTTCGTTTGAcgacgaggcggaggaggaagacgagggcACCGACTGGGACGAGGATGCTGATGGGTTAATGGATGACATGACCGCCGCGTCGTCGGAAAGGTCGTTCCCGGGCGACTTCGTTGCTTGTGGCAATCGTGTGTACAATAACGGCGATGGCGAGTCTGTGGACGAAGAGCTTCTCGAACTGGCGAAGAAGGCGGGGCCGGAGGGGGAGGACGAGGTGGACAGGAAGGCCGACGAGTTCATCGCCAAGTTCAGGGAGCAGATCAGGTTGCAGAGGACGTTGTAG